A stretch of DNA from Anaerobacillus isosaccharinicus:
CCACCCAAAAGTTATTCCGAGCCACTGGGTAACCAATGTCCCCAAAGTCGATTGGTTAACTGAATACCAAGCGCCTAAGTTAACAAGAAATAGCAATGACTTTTTTATTAGAAGGCAATGACAATTCACTTTGTTCATTGCTTTTTTGCTTGTTAAATAAAACAGTTTAAAATGTTATGATAGTTTATAAGAATTTATAATGAAAGGTGGCAGTTAATGTTTAAAGACCTTTTATTCCAAGTTGTCGTTATTTTAGTTCCTGTATTGCTTTATTATGCTTTATTTAATCCAAAAGGTTACCAACTAACAGTAGCAAAAAATAAGATTGTGGTCGGGATATTTTCAAGTATTTCTATTATCCTTTGCATGTCTTATCCTGTGTACTTTGAAAGCGGTACAATTTTAGATTTACGAAGCGTACCTTGGTTGCTCGCCTTTTTTTATGGCGGAAATTTAGTGGGTTTTCTTGTAACCATAGTATTAATTATATTCCGATTTTTCCTTAACTTATCGACAGGGTCAATGATAGCTTTTGTAACATACTCATCAAGTGCAGTGGTACTCCTGCTTTTTTATAAAAATACTCAAACTTCGTTGAAAAATAAAATGAAAAAAATCCTGCTATTTGGTTTTTTTACAACCCTTTTATTAGTTTTGAAAGTATACATTTTTGTTTATAATTTTTCAACAGACAGTGAAACATTAGCATTTTTAATTTTTTTCGTTGTGATCAATGTATTCACCCTTTACTTAATTGTATCTCTTATTGAAGCTCTAGAAGATCGAAATCGTTTATATACACGCATGCAATTAAAGGAAAAGCAATATATTGCTGGTCAATTAGCCGCTAGTGTTGCTCATGAAATTCGTAATCCAATGACTGTAATTCAAGGTTTTGTTCAGCTTATTGACCAAGCAAAAGAAACTCCTGAGGCACACCGAAGATACATGAAACTTATGATGGTTGAGGTAGAAAGAGCAGAGTCAATTATTAAAGAGTATTTATCATTAGCGAAACAGGAAGCAGGAAAATTAGAAGTAATAGATGTAAATAAGGCGCTAATACAATTAGAAGAAACATTACGAAGCTTTGCGCTTTTACATGGAGTTGAGATTTTTATTTCATGTACCAAAGAAAAAATAGAGGTCTATGGAGATAAACAAAAATTTAATCAAGTATTGATAAACATTGTAAAAAATGCCATTGAGGCTTCAGAAGGACAAGGCGAAATATCTATCTTTTCTTCAAGCGACAACGATAATATAGGGATTGAAGTAAAGGATTACGGTAAAGGGATGACTGACAACCAGTTAAAAAATATTGGTACCCCTTTTTACTCGATGAAAGAAAAAGGGACGGGCTTAGGACTCATGGTTTGTTATAACATTATCGAAGGCATGAAGGGTAAGATCGAAGTTGAAAGTCAGCTGAATGAAGGGACAAGCTTTAAAATTTTGTTACCTAAAATAGTTGAGAGTTAGGCGATACAAATGTACAGTAGAAATAACTTATAGGAAAATGGGGTTGAGTTAATATGAATAAACCATATGTATTTATTACAAGAAAACTGCCAGAAGAAACGTTAAAAAATTTATATGAAGTAGCAGAGGTATCAATGTGGCCTAAGGAAGAAGAACCGGTACCACGCGAAAGACTTCTAGAAGAAGTAAAACGAGCGGACGGAATTTTAACGATGCTGTCAGATAAAATTGATGAAGAATTATTAACCAATGCCCCTAACTTAAAAGTAGTCGCAAATTTTGCTGTAGGGTTTGACAATATTGATGTAGATACTGCCACAAAAAAAGGGATAGCTATTTGTAATACGCCTGACGTTCTTTCTGATACAACTGCTGATTTAACGTTTGGATTACTTATGGCAACTGCAAGGAGAATTGTAGAGTCCGCCCAATATATACAAGAAGGAAAATGGAAAAACTGGGGTCCATTACTAATGGCAGGAACAGATATTCACCACAAAACGATTGGGATTATCGGGATGGGACGGATTGGTCAAGCAGTTGCAAAACGAGCAACGGGCTTTGAAATGGAAATTTTGTACCACAACCGTTCTAGAAAAGAAGCAGCTGAAAAAGAGCTAGGAGCCACTTATTGCAGCTTTGAAGAACTAATTGAAAAAAGTGATTATATCGTTTGTCTAGCCCCATTAACACCAGAAACGAGAGGTCTATTTAATGAAAAAGCGTTTAAACAAATGAAAACGAGCGCAATTTTTATTAATGCTTCTCGGGGCGATGTTGTTGATGAACAAGCCCTTTATCATGCGCTAACGAATGGAGAAATACAAGCTGCAGGTCTAGACGTTTTTCAAAATGAACCGATTGGTGCAGATCACCCGCTAGTGAATTTACCAAACGTCGTAGCCATTCCTCACATCGGGAGTGCCAGTGTAGAGACAAGAATGGTGATGGCTGAACTTGCAAGTAGGAACATTACAAATGTTCTTCTAGGAAAAAAACCAGAAGCAATTGTTAACGAAATGGTATTAACTTAAAATGAATCGGATCGAGTGTTGTTTTATTAACAGGCTTAACGGATGTGATGATCTGTTTAGGCAATTAGAAAAACAAGACGACATCAAAGTAGAAACATTTAATTGTATCGGCAACTGTTTAGTTTGTTCAGATAGCTTCCACTGCGTTGTTAACGGAGTCCGTTATGTGGCAAAAAGTGAAGAGGAGCTTCGCCAGTTAATCATGAATAACTTGAAGCGATAAGCAAATCAAATTCGTAAGTCGTTGAATACTTATTTAGAATAATATTTACAGAGGATGAGCCTTAGCGCTTGTCCTTTTTTTCTTTTAAAAATGAAAACGCTTTATTATTTAAAAATAAAAAACTATTTATAAAAGTCGGAAAATTCACTTGTAAAACAGAGAAGTAGCGACTATAATGTCCATTATAGATAAACACGTGTGCGTTTTAGGTGTACAAAAATGAATAGCCATTTTAAAAATATAAATGGGGAAAAATAGAAAAAATTCGGGGGAGTGATTACAATGAATGAGAAAATTTCAATTGGATTATTAGGCTTAGGAACTGTTGGTAGTGGCGTCGTCCGTATCATTGAAAATCACCAACAAGAGCTAAAGCACCATGTCGGCTCTGCAGTCTATATTGAGAAAATATTAGTAAAGGACGCTTCAAAGCAACGTACTGTGGAAATTGATGAACAACTTCTTACGGAAAATCCTGAAGATATTCTCTCTAATCCAAATATTGATGTAGTTGTAGAAGTTATGGGTGGCACAAATGGAGCCAAGGATTATATTATCCAGGCCCTTAAAAATAAAAAACATGTCGTCACAGCAAACAAAGATTTAATGGCGATGTATGGTGCTGAGCTTTTAACAGTGGCCTCAGAAAATGGCTGTGACTTATTTTATGAAGCAAGCGTTGCCGGGGGGATTCCTATTATTCGCTCTCTTGTCGAAGGCCTATCCTCAGATAGAATTACAAAAATGATTGGGATCGTTAATGGAACGACTAATTATATTTTAACGAAAATGAGCAATGAAGGAAGTTCATACGAAGATGTACTTCAAGAAGCTCAAGACTTAGGCTATGCCGAAAGTGACCCGACTGCTGATGTTGAGGGACTAGATGCAGCGAGAAAGATGGCAATTTTAGGCACATTAGGATTTTCAATGAACATTGCCTTAGAAGATGTTTCAGTACAAGGAATTTCAAATGTGACTGAAGAAGATTTAGAGTATGCAAAGCAACTGGGCTATCGGATGAAATTAGTTGGAATTGCTAAACGGGATGAAGGAAAAGTAGAAATTAGTGTTCAGCCATCGCTTTTACCGAAAAATCATCCCCTAGCTTCTGTCAATGATGTTTTTAATGCCGTTTACGTATATGGTGAAGCTGTCGGTGAAACGATGTTTTACGGACCAGGAGCAGGTTCCTTGCCAACGGCAACCGCTGTTGTATCAGATATGATTACCGTGATGAAAAATATGCGTCTTGGTGTGAATGGTCGAAGTGCCTTACCACCACTATACGAAAAAAAGTTAAAAACCGATGAAGAAATTTTATCGAAGTATTTTATGAGGCTTCATGTCGAAGATAAAGCAGGCGCTTTTGCTGCGATTACCTCTCTTTTTTCAGGGAATAATGTCTCTTTTGAAAAATTATTACAAATGCCAATTAAAAATAAAGATTTAGCTGAAGTTGTGATTGTGACACATAAAACAAACAAACGAACGTATGAGCATATTCATAGTTGCTTAAGAGATTTAGATGTTGTTAAAGACGTTATGAGCAGTTACCGAATTGAGGGGGTTAGCTACGATGAGTAGATGGAAAGGGCTTTTACATGAATATAAAGAATTTTTACCGGTAAATGAAAATACACCGATGCTTTCACTAAATGAGGGAAATACTCCGTTAATCCGATTAGATACACTTTCAGAAAAATGGGGAGTGGACGCTTATGTAAAAGTAGAGGGGGCTAACCCAACTGGATCATTTAAAGATCGCGGAATGGTCATGGCTGTGGCTAAAGCTAAAGAAGAAGGCAGTAAGACGATTATTTGTGCTTCTACTGGGAACACGTCAGCCGCAGCGGCAGCTTATGGCTCTCGTGCAGGCCTTCGCTCAATTATAGTTATTCCTGAAGGGAAAATAGCTTTAGGGAAACTTGCGCAAGCGGTTATGTATGGAGCAGAAATTTTTGAAATCGAAGGAAATTTCGATGATGCGTTGACGATTGTCCGCAAAATTAGTGAAGTAGAGCCGGTTACGCTTGTTAATTCTGTTAATCCATACCGAATTGAAGGTCAGAAAACAGCAGCCTTTGAAATTTGTGATGCCTTAGGTAAGGCACCGGATGTCCTGGTCATTCCTGTTGGTAATGCAGGGAATATTACTGCTTACTGGAAAGGTTTTAAAGAATACAATGAAAAGAAGCAAACAGGATTACCAGAGATGCGAGGTTTTGAAGCAGAAGGGTCAGCGGCAATTGTTCGTAATGAAATTATTCCAAATCCAGAAACAATTGCAACGGCGATCCGAATTGGTAACCCTGCTAGCTGGAAACAAGCGGTAGAAGCGGCCGAATCTTCAAATGGTGCCATTGACTATGTTACAGATGATGAAATAGTAGAAGCGTATCAATTGCTTGCTCGTACAGAAGGTATTTTTGCAGAACCAGGTTCATGCGCGTCGATTGCAGGTCTAATCAAACAATTAAAAAGTGGCGAAATTAAAAAGGGTGCTCAAGTTGTTTGCGTCTTAACAGGAAATGGATTAAAAGATCCAACAACTGCCATGAGTACGATCTCAGTAAAGCCAACAGTATTGCCAAACGATGAAGCTGTTTTCCGTGAACACATTCGAGGTGGTGTGTTTCAGTGATTGACCAAAAAATAATCATTACTGTTCCAGCGAGCACAGCCAATCTCGGACCTGGCTTTGACTCAATTGGTCTTGCTTTAAATCGTTATTTACAACTTGAAGTAACAAAAGCAAAAGCTTGGTTATTTTCTTTTGTAGGCCCTAATTTAGAAGGGATACCTCAAGGAACGGATAATTTAATTTATGAAATTGCCCAACAAATAGCAAAAAAGTATGATGTTCTACTTCACCCATGTCACGTCACCGTCACGAGTGAAATCCCCCTTGGTAAAGGGATGGGTAGTAGTGCTGCAGCGATT
This window harbors:
- a CDS encoding sensor histidine kinase, producing MFKDLLFQVVVILVPVLLYYALFNPKGYQLTVAKNKIVVGIFSSISIILCMSYPVYFESGTILDLRSVPWLLAFFYGGNLVGFLVTIVLIIFRFFLNLSTGSMIAFVTYSSSAVVLLLFYKNTQTSLKNKMKKILLFGFFTTLLLVLKVYIFVYNFSTDSETLAFLIFFVVINVFTLYLIVSLIEALEDRNRLYTRMQLKEKQYIAGQLAASVAHEIRNPMTVIQGFVQLIDQAKETPEAHRRYMKLMMVEVERAESIIKEYLSLAKQEAGKLEVIDVNKALIQLEETLRSFALLHGVEIFISCTKEKIEVYGDKQKFNQVLINIVKNAIEASEGQGEISIFSSSDNDNIGIEVKDYGKGMTDNQLKNIGTPFYSMKEKGTGLGLMVCYNIIEGMKGKIEVESQLNEGTSFKILLPKIVES
- a CDS encoding 2-hydroxyacid dehydrogenase; the protein is MNKPYVFITRKLPEETLKNLYEVAEVSMWPKEEEPVPRERLLEEVKRADGILTMLSDKIDEELLTNAPNLKVVANFAVGFDNIDVDTATKKGIAICNTPDVLSDTTADLTFGLLMATARRIVESAQYIQEGKWKNWGPLLMAGTDIHHKTIGIIGMGRIGQAVAKRATGFEMEILYHNRSRKEAAEKELGATYCSFEELIEKSDYIVCLAPLTPETRGLFNEKAFKQMKTSAIFINASRGDVVDEQALYHALTNGEIQAAGLDVFQNEPIGADHPLVNLPNVVAIPHIGSASVETRMVMAELASRNITNVLLGKKPEAIVNEMVLT
- a CDS encoding DUF1450 domain-containing protein, which produces MNRIECCFINRLNGCDDLFRQLEKQDDIKVETFNCIGNCLVCSDSFHCVVNGVRYVAKSEEELRQLIMNNLKR
- a CDS encoding homoserine dehydrogenase, which produces MNEKISIGLLGLGTVGSGVVRIIENHQQELKHHVGSAVYIEKILVKDASKQRTVEIDEQLLTENPEDILSNPNIDVVVEVMGGTNGAKDYIIQALKNKKHVVTANKDLMAMYGAELLTVASENGCDLFYEASVAGGIPIIRSLVEGLSSDRITKMIGIVNGTTNYILTKMSNEGSSYEDVLQEAQDLGYAESDPTADVEGLDAARKMAILGTLGFSMNIALEDVSVQGISNVTEEDLEYAKQLGYRMKLVGIAKRDEGKVEISVQPSLLPKNHPLASVNDVFNAVYVYGEAVGETMFYGPGAGSLPTATAVVSDMITVMKNMRLGVNGRSALPPLYEKKLKTDEEILSKYFMRLHVEDKAGAFAAITSLFSGNNVSFEKLLQMPIKNKDLAEVVIVTHKTNKRTYEHIHSCLRDLDVVKDVMSSYRIEGVSYDE
- the thrC gene encoding threonine synthase is translated as MSRWKGLLHEYKEFLPVNENTPMLSLNEGNTPLIRLDTLSEKWGVDAYVKVEGANPTGSFKDRGMVMAVAKAKEEGSKTIICASTGNTSAAAAAYGSRAGLRSIIVIPEGKIALGKLAQAVMYGAEIFEIEGNFDDALTIVRKISEVEPVTLVNSVNPYRIEGQKTAAFEICDALGKAPDVLVIPVGNAGNITAYWKGFKEYNEKKQTGLPEMRGFEAEGSAAIVRNEIIPNPETIATAIRIGNPASWKQAVEAAESSNGAIDYVTDDEIVEAYQLLARTEGIFAEPGSCASIAGLIKQLKSGEIKKGAQVVCVLTGNGLKDPTTAMSTISVKPTVLPNDEAVFREHIRGGVFQ